The genomic region TTTcacggaaggaccaaaatgattgatggtagacaaACTCAAGGACCACTCCTATCGATTTaaaaatcttagggaccaaagcGAGGAGTTAAACCGTTTTGGCTAAAATGGCAAGTTCTTAAATGCTTTGAGCGGCACAAGGATCGTAAAATAGAGATTGCTTGTTGGCTTCTTCTTAGGCTTCTTCAATGTCTATTGTTTTGTTTCAGtttttcattataatatatgtgaAACATCCTTCTCTTATCCACCTAGTGGAGTTTTGAAAATAGTTTTGCTCTCTTCTTACCTTGATGTAGTTAAAGtgtgttttctttatttattctgTTGGCGTAGGATGGACGTCATCCTCGTTAAATGTCTCCCTCCTTAGCTTATTTCCTAATACATTTGTTATTGTGTCTCTTGGTGCAGTGATGCCCATTGTTCGGAGGTGGGTAAAAGGACCCATGTGGTTGCACTTTTTCATTGGTGTAAGTTCTTTAATGCTTTTGCAATTTTACAAGTTATCGTGCTGCATATGACTAAGTATGAAAATGCCAGTATCAGTAGAACTAAAAGTAGCTCAGATTATTGAACCTACAAAAATTATCTAATGGTTAAAAGGATTTCAAATTAAACTTTAGAAAATGCTAAACCAATTATTGATGCATCAAATGAACATGCTAGTGTCATAAACATGTAGGCCCATGATAAACATATGCATGTAgagcaatgttttaaaaggcaaaGGCGTAGGCGAGACGTTTCATGGATAACCCTGCCTAGGTGAAAGCCTTGAGGTGTGAGGCAAGGCCTCACAGCacctaaaattttaatatatattatgtatataattatatttataaaatataatactttgtaaaacaaatataattataacTAAATCAAAGATACTATCATCTTCTTCATTACTAAGTCTAGTTGTACTTGGAAATTATGTCGTATAGTCTTAGATTGTTGTAATTATCTATTTTATAGTAAGCATTTATAGAGAACTTCAAGAGAAATAAGGTTGAGTAGCCACATTTATAGGGAGTTTCAAGGAAAATAAAGGCTCAATGTCTCAATTATAGGGAATTCAAAAGGAAATAAAGGCCGAATggagcaacaacaacaacaacaacaaagccttttcccactgaGTGGGGtcagctgtatgaatcctagaatgccaTTGCGCTCGGCTATGTGCCacgtcttccgttagatccaagtactccaagtcttttcttaagagtctcttccaaagtcttcttaggtcttcctctaccccttcggccCCTAACCTCTATCTCGTAATTGCATCTTCTGACCGGAGTGTTTGTAGGCTTTCGTTTCACATGCCCAAGCCAccgtaaccgattttctctcatctttccttcaatttcggctatTCCAACTTTACCTTGGATatctcattcctaatcttatcctgtTCTGAGTGGAacaattatagaaaatttaaaatgaaatacaGGCTGAGTGGCCAATATTATAGGGAATTTAATGGAAAATTAAGTTTGCGTGAATGGAGCAGTTATAGGGAATTTCAAGAGAAATAAAAATCGAAATGCTAGGTGGCGGAATCTGAATGGGCAACAAttaaaaaagccaaaaaaaaaaaaataaagagttgGGAGTTTGAGAGAAACTCTCTGTTTCTTCTTCGTTGAAACTATAACGGCTTCTCTGCATTTCAGAACCAGACCTGggttttgaaggaaaaaaaacgcCCAGATGAATGCCTGGGCACGCCTCAGCTGCCTAGGCACATCCTGAGGCCGCCTTACGCCAACCCCCACAAAACAGGGGCGAAAACCCAGCCCTCGCCTCCAAGGCCGGCTAGGCGaggtttttaaaacactgatGTAGAGTTAAACAATGTGCTCGCATGACCtgaattttttttctggtttcttttgcCAAACCATTAGAACTATAAGTTGAggataaatttaattttgaaaGAGAAATAGGTGGCCCCTTAGCTGCGGTCTCTCTCTAaccttacaatttttttttggttgtgttcTGCGGGTGAATGTAATGCTTTCCTTTGGGATGGATTTGTTATGGGAATGCAAAGGTCCTAATTTGTTTTCTTGAGCATTTGATCTTGTGCATCTCGTCCTTCCAAATCACAATGAGATATGCTTAAGTCCCCGTTTGATcttatataaatgagatttcCTTAAGAAAAAACTCATGTGGTTCAGAATTAGAATGCAGGAAGCCATGTTTACCTCTTAGATTTCATAGACATCTTGTCCCAATTTCGAGGCTATTCAGTAGACATAATTGACTTCCCACCATGAGTTGTTAAACTCCTCTATAGAATCGAGCATCCTCCttaaaaaagaagtttctggtgCTTCCATTGAAAATTACGTTTCACCTTCATGACAAACATTTTTATGGAAGTAGGTTTGGTAGCCACTTATATCCCTCTTGAGCGGCATATTTTCCACAAATCGTATGCACTTAGTTAGCTAGGATACGAATTATAATGTTTGATAAAGATACTATTTTATTGCAAAAACACAGGAAAACAATGAGGGGGAAATGAGTGGTCAGGATTGTAATTTGGTGGTCTTTTTGGACAAGAATATAACTAATGCATCCAAGTTATATTTGTCACATCTCAAGGCTTTTTGTTCCTTTCTTTCACTCTGACCTGATCAAGGAATATTGTTGTCAGAGACTATTTTTGACGTCTTAGTCTCTTCACAAATTGTTGTTTTATGCTTTACCGACTGAACTGTCCACACTTATATAGTTACAATATTTATAGTTATAGATTGATGTGAACGTGAAAATGGTACTGGTACATTGTGTTAGTTGGGTTTCCTGCCAAATTGCGGAGTGGACCCAAACGAGTGGATAGCACTTTGTTAAGTTCCTAATTAGCGTATAAGTGCGTTGGTATATGGTATAATATATGTTCTATATACACGCGTGCACACACGCACATACATTATCAGGTGATCAAAATTTATCATGGTtaggaaaataaattatactTTGCCAAGCCTATATTTTATCAGTTGGACATGGATTGGATTCTGTGTatctgcatgcatgcatatttcAATTTATGTTCCTAAAACTTTGGAAGGATTGGATTGTGTCTGAGTTTTCTTTGTTGCACTATTTGTATCTGCTAAATTTTTCAATGGCTACAGCGAATAACACAAATCTCCCTTTTGTAACTGTAGGCTCCACCTGTGATTGTATTCTCTTCAGCTTGTGCAGGTTTAGCAGGTCAGTGATTGTCTTGTTATACTAACCACGTTCATGAGGTGTGGGCTATTTGACTAGTTTTCACTTTGACCAATGTCTAGTTGTAAACtttgttagagaaaatattttcaaaacACCTTTCATGTGCAAATGTCTAGGTTTCTTAGACAGCATGCCTCTTTGTTATAGTTTTGTGAAGTCTTTGATAACGAAGGTGTACCACATGTTCATTATTGAGCAACCAGTTGTGCAATGTAATCTTCGTGTAGTGACTTGATGGTAGTATTTGGGACCTGGATTATTTGGTCGAGTTAGAACATCTGACATAGACCAAAACAAAAGTACTGAACTTACGAAAGAGACGAAAAGTTCTGTAGCTATATGAACCAGAGCATAGTTTTGAAATTAGTGCTTGTCACTGGTGCAAACATTGAGATGATGCTTCCAGATGTTGGATTGGTGTGAATTAATGTCTAGTCTGGTGGGAAACTATAATACTGTTGCAATGGCTGGTACGAACTATCTGGCTCAAAGGCAAGGACAATATCCAGTGCATGTAAAACTTAGGTCTTATTTTATGGTTGTGCAATTCCGTTTGACTGTCATCTAATGATGGCTTTTGGACAATTTGCAGGCGGTGCCGTTCCAGCGTTGGCCCAACTTGCTTCTTCATCTTATCATGCAGTGGTCTCATCGTCCTCATAGCCGCCAACTTCTCAAGATGAAAACATGCACAAGTCCAGAACTTCCTCGATTCTGTAATGTTGTATAGTTTTACGTACGGAAAAGACACGTTAGAGAACCATCCAGGTTTGACCTGTGTAGTTGTCCACCAGATCAAGGTTCTGTCGGCTTGAGGCAGGCACAAGTCTTGGTCATAAAAAGTTAGTTACGATGCAAATTATTGTTTGGTAATATTTTATGCAGTCAATAAAATTGTCAGTTTTATAGGATATGAAATACCTAATTGCGTTTTAGTTTCCtcgaaccctagtgcttttctCTCCATCTTTCATGTAAATCAGGAAATACGTACAAGGCTGAACACACGGATGTATCCCAATGACTCTACGTATcatgtatatttttttccttggaACAAATTGCATGGTTGTCAGtttaatatttattctaaatgCCGCTCAACCGAGCTTGTTGTGCCCAGGCCGAGGAAATACCCCCCCTTGTTGGAAGATGAATTGTCACAGGGAAATGTAAATGTGAGTGGGCTAGTGCGGATAAGAAGTAAGAACCACCAATATTGAACGAGAGAATTGTTCGTTACGCCGAGCATCTAGTTGTCGATTGAGGTTTGTGCTCTTGGGGATTTTAGgaagggtaatgttaggaagatcaatttttaaaaattaaatttgtaagtcAAATGATGTAGATGATTAGATTGttaattaagtgtcgattaatgtgtttttttatgacacataatttgatttgaaaacttattttataaatttggcCATGCGAGCATTACTCTTTTAGGAATACACACAATTAAATTACAGGATGATTGAGCTTCAATAATAGTCAAGCTGCAGAGGAAGAGATGTGAATGCTGCATCCACATTGTAGAACCATAGTTCAGTACCGACTCCTGAGTTTCGttctaatttaaattttagttgatttaaaaaatgaaaaaaattaaggatGGGCTTAAATCGGAAGACGCGGGCTGCGCTTTGTTTTGGGCCGCCAAAAATGGGTTGGGAAGGGGCCGACTGTAAATGTAAACAAGGGATATCTATAAAAAGGGTGGAGAGAAACCCTAATAGCATCAACTACTTGATCTTATCTGAGCAGAAAGAGGGGCACCGAACCGAGTGGCTGAGGCTGAGCCACCCTCCCTCCCTGTCCCCTCTCATGATGGTTCAGGGTTTTAGGGCCGCTGGCGGCTCTCGACCGTCACTCGctggtttggtgtctctaaccTTCCTGCAGTGAAGACTGCCCGCAGTCAGAGCCCTCAAAAATTCATTCCATATGATATGACATGGGGGCAGTGATGGCTCAGCGGGCTCACCCCATCCCCATCCGCAtcgaaattttcattttcatttaaatttgatttatttattttatgattgttctGGTAGTTTATTATGCATCTGGATGAGAGAGGATAATAAAAATTGGATATGTGGTGGTTGTTTTAGTTGAATTTCTTTCAGATATCTTGTGCTCCTCTCCTGTACATTTCTTATTGCATGTCACTTCTGAATGAATGATATATTACTTTGGCATCTTGATTGATGTGGACGATTGAGTTGCTACTTGGTAGTTTAGCTGTTAAAACATGTACATAAATATCACCTTACTTTtccgttttgttttgtttgtgtacCTTGTGTAATATGGTGTCGTTGTTGGGTTTTGAATGATATTTAATGAGCTTCGGATTCAGGCATGACGTACACCAGCCCTGCCACCAGCGCCAGCACCGGCCTCAGCAGGGACAGATGAAAATCTTTAGGGCTTAGGGTTTAGTTGATTGCATTGTCTTGTGGGCTGTATGCAATTAATGAATTCAAAGTGTAGAAAGATTACAATTTGTGATAGACAAGAATTCTTTTAATGTAAACCAGCTGTAACTTGATAGTTTGACAAATGGAATGGAAGGGCGATAGCCAAAACTGATTCATGTTCTATTTCACTATGCGCATAATGTATTGTTGGATCTTTGGCCCGTTGGTGTTGGTGGAGATGTAAATATGGCCTTGTACATAAAAGAAATCATAAATCCCTTATTACAATTATTAAGTAATCACTAGTGAATACACTCTGATTCGGtctaaataaaaaatctcaatttcttgttttttaaaaGCTCGggaaaaaataattaacacaacaattattttttaaagtaacaaaatgtgttaaaatattatttgatcaaaattaaaagtaaacaTATAGAGTACTCACGAAGAGAACTTTTTATGCTTTTTTATTTGAACTGTTACGATTAAGTTACGTTAATatcatcttatattgatttttttataaaaataataagataaaatgTAATGTATGAGAGTATAGAATGAAAATAGAAAGATAAAGAATCTTCCGGAGTATTATCtagttattaatatttaatttattacCACCCGTCATTCGGTCATTGATCATAGAAAAAACATAAAGGGGAAGACGAGTTCAATGATGACATTGACAGCGTAAGACGTGTTCAAAACAAGAGGAAGGAACACGGGAACGAAGGAGGATACGACAACACGGCACGAAAGGGAACCTGCTA from Pyrus communis chromosome 9, drPyrComm1.1, whole genome shotgun sequence harbors:
- the LOC137745094 gene encoding uncharacterized protein isoform X2; amino-acid sequence: METSEWTVAPLIRDSFSMIGSAVGGTASAFYGFNHVMPIVRRWVKGPMWLHFFIGAPPVIVFSSACAGLAGGAVPALAQLASSSYHAVVSSSS
- the LOC137745094 gene encoding uncharacterized protein isoform X1, whose translation is MADSKPETSVRCHHCAGPLSKKMETSEWTVAPLIRDSFSMIGSAVGGTASAFYGFNHVMPIVRRWVKGPMWLHFFIGAPPVIVFSSACAGLAGGAVPALAQLASSSYHAVVSSSS